From a single Rhodospirillales bacterium genomic region:
- the rplQ gene encoding 50S ribosomal protein L17 produces the protein MSGRKLNRTSTHRQAMFANMTVSLLKHEQITTTLPKAKELRRFAERMITLGKRGDLHARRRAASFLGDDVVLRKLFETLAARYQARPGGYTRVLKAGFRRGDNAPVAVIELVDRDPEVKGAEDRARVAAAEQAAAEA, from the coding sequence ATGAGCGGCCGGAAGCTGAACAGGACCAGCACCCACCGGCAAGCCATGTTTGCCAACATGACGGTCTCGCTGCTCAAGCACGAGCAGATCACGACGACCTTGCCGAAGGCCAAGGAACTGCGCCGCTTCGCGGAGCGCATGATCACTCTCGGCAAGCGCGGCGATCTGCATGCCCGCCGCCGGGCGGCCTCGTTCCTCGGCGATGACGTGGTGCTCCGCAAGCTGTTCGAGACCCTGGCGGCGCGCTACCAGGCCCGGCCGGGAGGCTACACGCGCGTTCTCAAGGCCGGGTTCCGCCGCGGCGACAACGCGCCGGTCGCGGTGATCGAACTGGTCGACCGCGATCCGGAGGTCAAGGGAGCCGAGGATCGGGCGCGCGTTGCGGCGGCGGAACAGGCGGCAGCCGAGGCCTGA
- a CDS encoding replication-associated recombination protein A: MTATPSLFEHQAPRPLADRLRPSALDEVAGQDHLLSADGPIGRMIAGRHLGSMVLWGPPGSGKTTIARLLAAHTDLHFEPLSAVFSGVADLRRVFDAAARRREAGRGTLLFIDEIHRFNRAQQDGFLPYVENGTVVLVGATTENPSFELNAPLLSRCRVFVLKRLGDDALEDLLQRAERDVGRALPLDDDARAALRAMADGDGRYLYNMVEALLELPPEPRLDTGALAAIVQQRVPLYDKSQEGHFNLISALHKSLRGSDTDAALYWFARMLAGGEDPRYIARRLARFAVEDVGLAEPQALVQTLAAWEAYERLGSPEGELALVQCVIYLGSAPKSNAAYKAEAAARRAARETGSLMPPMHILNAPTRLMRELGYGDGYVYDHDTEQGFSGQNYFPDGMERRSLYRPGARGFEAEIARRLAYWRRLREQEHQP; encoded by the coding sequence CTGACCGCCACGCCGAGTCTGTTCGAACACCAGGCGCCGCGGCCGCTCGCCGATCGCCTGCGCCCGTCAGCGCTGGATGAGGTCGCCGGGCAAGATCATCTGCTGTCGGCGGACGGTCCGATCGGGCGGATGATCGCCGGCCGCCATCTCGGCTCCATGGTCCTCTGGGGTCCGCCCGGCTCCGGCAAGACCACCATCGCCCGCCTGCTCGCGGCCCACACCGATCTGCACTTCGAGCCGCTCTCTGCGGTGTTCTCCGGCGTCGCGGACCTCCGGCGGGTGTTCGACGCGGCCGCCAGGCGGCGCGAGGCCGGGCGCGGCACCCTTCTTTTCATCGACGAAATCCACCGGTTCAACCGCGCGCAACAGGACGGCTTCCTGCCGTACGTCGAGAATGGCACCGTGGTTCTGGTCGGCGCCACTACCGAGAACCCGTCCTTCGAACTCAACGCGCCGCTCTTGTCGCGCTGCAGGGTGTTCGTCCTGAAGCGGCTCGGCGACGATGCGCTGGAGGACCTGTTGCAGCGGGCCGAGCGGGATGTCGGCCGCGCCTTGCCGCTCGACGATGATGCGCGCGCGGCTCTCCGCGCCATGGCCGATGGCGACGGCCGCTATCTCTACAACATGGTCGAGGCGCTGCTGGAGCTTCCGCCGGAGCCGCGCCTCGACACCGGCGCGCTGGCGGCCATCGTCCAGCAGCGCGTGCCGCTCTACGACAAGAGCCAGGAGGGGCACTTCAACCTGATCAGCGCGCTCCACAAGTCGCTGCGCGGCTCGGACACCGACGCCGCCCTCTACTGGTTCGCGCGCATGCTGGCCGGCGGCGAGGACCCGCGCTACATCGCCCGCCGTCTGGCGCGGTTCGCGGTCGAGGATGTCGGCCTTGCGGAACCGCAGGCGCTGGTGCAGACCCTGGCGGCATGGGAGGCGTACGAGCGCCTGGGATCGCCGGAGGGGGAGTTGGCGTTGGTGCAATGCGTGATCTACCTCGGCTCGGCGCCCAAATCGAACGCCGCCTACAAGGCCGAAGCGGCGGCGCGGCGGGCGGCGCGCGAGACCGGCTCGCTGATGCCCCCGATGCACATCCTCAACGCGCCGACGCGGCTGATGCGCGAGCTTGGCTACGGGGACGGCTACGTCTACGACCACGACACCGAACAGGGGTTCTCGGGCCAGAACTACTTTCCCGACGGCATGGAGCGCCGCTCGCTCTACCGGCCGGGCGCGCGGGGCTTCGAGGCCGAGATTGCCAGGCGCCTCGCTTACTGGCGGCGGCTGCGGGAACAGGAGCACCAGCCCTGA
- a CDS encoding HAD-IA family hydrolase, producing the protein MLFDMDGVITQSARLHSMLWKQVFDDFLQQFCARHNVPFRPFDAERDYHDFVDGKPRYDGVLGFLSSRGIMIPFGEPTDGETTDTCCGLGNHKNRLFLEHLARDGMPLFDSTVSLIRELRARGKLLAVVSSSKNTESVLQKAGLFELFDVNVSGREAAAMSLAGKPAPDTYLKAAELLGVAPSRSVVFEDSVVGVQAGKSAGAGLVVGVDRGADRAALLWHGADLVVDDLGELKLD; encoded by the coding sequence ATGCTGTTCGACATGGACGGCGTCATCACCCAGTCCGCCCGCTTGCACTCGATGCTGTGGAAACAGGTATTTGACGACTTCCTGCAGCAATTCTGCGCCCGCCACAACGTGCCTTTCCGGCCGTTCGATGCGGAGCGCGATTATCACGACTTCGTCGACGGCAAGCCGCGCTACGACGGCGTCCTCGGCTTTCTCTCATCGCGCGGGATCATGATTCCGTTCGGCGAGCCGACAGACGGCGAGACCACCGACACCTGTTGCGGCCTCGGCAACCACAAGAACCGCCTGTTTCTGGAGCACCTCGCCCGCGACGGCATGCCGCTGTTCGACTCCACGGTCAGCCTGATCCGCGAACTTCGCGCCCGCGGCAAGCTGCTGGCGGTCGTGTCCTCCAGCAAGAACACCGAATCGGTGCTGCAGAAGGCGGGCCTGTTCGAGTTGTTCGACGTCAACGTCAGCGGTCGCGAAGCCGCAGCCATGAGCCTGGCCGGCAAGCCGGCGCCCGACACCTACCTCAAGGCCGCCGAGTTGTTGGGCGTCGCTCCGTCGCGGAGCGTCGTCTTCGAGGACAGCGTGGTGGGGGTGCAGGCCGGCAAGAGCGCCGGCGCCGGCCTCGTCGTCGGGGTCGATCGCGGCGCCGACCGCGCTGCGCTGCTATGGCACGGCGCCGACCTGGTGGTCGACGACCTCGGCGAGCTGAAGCTCGATTAG
- a CDS encoding RluA family pseudouridine synthase, translating into MGHVQTVTVSADEADLRLDRWFRRHYPQVPHGRLQKWLRGGQVRIDGRRAEAGSRLDPGQCIRVPPLGDDRPPPPAKAAPPPVASADANELLRRVLYRDDHLIVLDKPFGLAVQGGTRTHRHLDAMLDVLRFGGERPRLVHRLDRDTSGALVLGRTAAAAAALTKAFKSKTAQKRYWAVVVGVPAYPQGRIDVALAKVLGRGGERVQADAEHGRPAITDYRIIAKAGREAAWLELEPVTGRTHQLRVHCAAMGTPILGDGKYGGAAAFPGSQWSGSRLHLHARAIVIPHPAGGTLDAEAPLPDDLKTTWRFFGFSETDGDDLRPRPGGCASIR; encoded by the coding sequence ATGGGTCACGTGCAAACCGTCACCGTCAGCGCCGACGAGGCGGACTTGCGGCTCGATCGCTGGTTCCGCCGGCACTACCCGCAGGTGCCCCACGGCCGCCTGCAGAAATGGCTGCGCGGCGGGCAGGTGCGCATCGATGGCCGGCGCGCCGAAGCCGGGAGCCGGCTGGACCCCGGCCAATGCATCCGCGTGCCGCCGCTCGGCGACGATCGGCCGCCCCCTCCCGCGAAGGCCGCGCCGCCGCCCGTGGCTTCCGCGGACGCCAACGAACTGCTCCGGCGCGTTCTTTACCGGGACGATCACCTGATCGTTCTGGACAAGCCATTCGGGCTGGCGGTGCAGGGCGGAACCCGCACCCACCGCCACCTCGACGCCATGCTGGACGTGCTTCGCTTCGGCGGCGAGCGGCCGCGCCTGGTTCACCGCCTCGACCGCGACACCTCCGGCGCGCTGGTGCTGGGGCGCACCGCAGCAGCGGCGGCGGCGCTCACCAAGGCGTTCAAGTCCAAGACCGCGCAGAAGCGCTACTGGGCGGTCGTGGTCGGGGTTCCGGCATATCCCCAGGGTCGCATCGACGTCGCACTCGCCAAGGTGCTTGGCCGCGGCGGCGAGCGGGTGCAGGCGGACGCGGAGCATGGCCGCCCGGCGATCACCGATTATCGCATCATCGCCAAGGCGGGCCGCGAGGCGGCGTGGCTGGAGCTGGAGCCGGTTACCGGGCGAACCCACCAGCTTCGCGTCCATTGCGCCGCCATGGGCACGCCGATCCTCGGCGACGGCAAGTACGGCGGCGCGGCCGCCTTTCCGGGCAGCCAGTGGTCCGGATCGCGCCTGCACCTGCACGCCCGCGCCATCGTCATCCCTCACCCCGCCGGCGGAACCCTCGACGCCGAGGCGCCGCTGCCGGACGACCTGAAAACCACGTGGCGGTTCTTCGGGTTCTCGGAGACCGACGGGGACGATTTGCGGCCCCGACCCGGCGGCTGCGCATCGATCAGGTGA
- a CDS encoding Hsp20/alpha crystallin family protein, which translates to MALYRYGVDPWDAPHAPLRRLQEEINRAFGDFRVPQATEFPPMNLWRGPDGIVATVEVPGIQLEDLEITVHQNTLTIKGRRERPTAESEVAYHRQEREFGPFARTVSLPFNVDPDRVTARAQNGILTIELPRPEADKPKRIQIKAS; encoded by the coding sequence ATGGCGTTGTACCGGTATGGGGTTGATCCTTGGGATGCGCCGCACGCGCCGCTGCGGCGTCTTCAGGAAGAGATCAATCGGGCGTTCGGCGATTTTCGCGTGCCGCAGGCGACGGAGTTTCCGCCCATGAACCTGTGGCGCGGACCGGACGGTATCGTGGCGACGGTCGAGGTGCCGGGGATCCAATTGGAGGACCTGGAGATCACCGTCCATCAGAACACGCTGACCATCAAGGGACGGCGCGAACGGCCGACCGCGGAGTCGGAGGTGGCCTATCACCGACAGGAGCGCGAGTTCGGCCCGTTCGCCCGGACCGTGTCGCTGCCGTTCAACGTCGATCCGGACAGGGTGACGGCGCGGGCTCAGAACGGCATCCTGACCATCGAATTGCCGCGCCCGGAGGCCGACAAGCCGAAGCGAATCCAGATCAAAGCGAGCTGA
- a CDS encoding Hsp20/alpha crystallin family protein, with protein MTESHQPAAGDTGAESTRNVPVFRPPADIYETADALVLLLEMPSVAPEDIDVTLDKRVLNVVGRGRGVTPEGYALAHVEYRDGDYERSFTLSETIDADGIEASIKDGVLTLRLPKSQPAPAKSISVKPG; from the coding sequence ATGACCGAGAGCCACCAGCCGGCAGCCGGAGACACCGGCGCCGAGAGCACGCGCAACGTTCCGGTATTCCGGCCGCCCGCCGACATATATGAGACAGCCGACGCGCTGGTCCTGCTGCTGGAGATGCCGAGCGTCGCGCCCGAGGACATCGACGTGACCCTCGACAAGCGCGTCCTGAACGTGGTCGGGCGGGGTCGCGGCGTGACCCCGGAAGGATACGCTCTTGCGCACGTGGAGTACCGGGATGGGGATTATGAGCGCTCATTCACCTTGTCCGAGACGATAGACGCAGACGGCATAGAGGCGTCGATCAAGGACGGCGTGCTGACCTTGCGACTTCCGAAGAGCCAGCCGGCGCCGGCGAAGTCGATTTCGGTGAAGCCCGGTTGA
- a CDS encoding Do family serine endopeptidase, with product MTRPLRSRAGGGRRSGPALVRLALAACLAVFSAVSAVPAAATLPAIGPGGDVPTLAPVLRRVTPAVVNIAVLSRQPVQMNPLLRDPFFRRFFNVPDDLPRERPRISAGSGVIVDAVGGYVLTNQHVVQNASEIAVTLKDRRRLEAELVGSDPATDVAVLKIDPKDLTALPFGDSEALEVGDFVLAIGNPFGLGQTVTSGIISALGRSGLRVDGFEDFIQTDASINPGNSGGALVDLHGRLIGINTAIIAPSGGNVGIGFAIPSRIARAVMDQIIRYGDVHRGQLGVSIQDVTPDIAEALGLDRAAGALVAAVQPGSAAAQAGLQSRDVIVAVDGEPVDGAGDLRNHIGLTPVGSTLELRLLRGGRVHSVRVRLTGR from the coding sequence ATGACGAGGCCGTTGCGGAGTCGGGCGGGCGGTGGTCGGCGGTCAGGGCCGGCGCTCGTCCGTCTCGCTCTCGCTGCGTGTCTCGCCGTTTTTTCGGCGGTCTCGGCAGTCCCCGCCGCGGCGACTCTTCCGGCCATCGGACCGGGTGGCGACGTCCCGACGTTGGCGCCGGTGCTGCGGCGGGTGACGCCGGCGGTTGTCAACATCGCGGTGCTGTCGCGGCAACCGGTGCAGATGAACCCGCTGCTGCGGGATCCTTTTTTTCGTCGCTTTTTCAATGTGCCTGACGATTTGCCGCGAGAGCGCCCGCGCATCAGCGCCGGCTCCGGCGTCATCGTCGACGCCGTCGGCGGCTATGTCCTCACCAACCAACACGTCGTCCAGAACGCTTCCGAGATCGCGGTCACCCTGAAGGACCGCCGCCGCCTGGAGGCGGAACTGGTGGGCAGCGATCCGGCCACCGACGTGGCGGTCCTGAAGATCGACCCCAAGGACCTGACGGCGTTGCCGTTCGGCGACTCGGAGGCCCTGGAGGTGGGGGATTTCGTTCTGGCCATCGGCAATCCGTTCGGGCTCGGCCAGACCGTGACGTCGGGGATCATCAGCGCCCTCGGCCGCAGCGGCCTTCGGGTCGACGGCTTCGAGGACTTCATCCAGACCGACGCCTCGATCAACCCCGGCAACTCCGGCGGCGCTCTTGTGGATCTGCACGGCCGTTTGATCGGCATCAACACCGCCATCATCGCGCCGAGCGGCGGCAACGTCGGCATCGGCTTTGCGATCCCGAGCCGCATCGCGCGGGCGGTCATGGACCAGATCATCCGCTACGGGGACGTTCACCGCGGCCAGCTGGGCGTATCGATCCAGGACGTGACTCCCGATATCGCCGAGGCTCTCGGCCTCGATCGCGCCGCAGGGGCGCTGGTGGCGGCGGTCCAGCCGGGCTCCGCGGCGGCGCAAGCCGGGCTGCAAAGTCGCGACGTGATCGTTGCCGTCGACGGCGAGCCTGTCGATGGCGCGGGTGATCTGCGCAACCACATCGGCTTGACGCCCGTCGGCAGCACCCTTGAACTGCGCCTGTTGCGGGGCGGCCGCGTCCATTCCGTTCGCGTTCGGTTGACCGGGCGCTGA
- a CDS encoding HAD-IA family hydrolase translates to MVRLCVFDCDGTLVDGQAPIVAAMAAAFAAHGHPPPAAAAVRRVVGLSLVEAIARLLPEGDAAAWGALARAYSDAFAESRRIGAVAEPLYPGALACLEALEDGGWVLGLATGKSRRGALATLARHQLVSRFVTVQTADVALGKPSPDMVLRAMDDAGAAPSATVMVGDTTYDMMMACSAGALAVGVTWGYHGIEELTASGAHALVDRFDDVASTVQALCDAPRR, encoded by the coding sequence ATGGTCAGACTGTGCGTGTTCGACTGCGATGGGACGTTGGTGGACGGCCAGGCGCCGATCGTCGCCGCGATGGCAGCGGCGTTCGCCGCTCACGGCCATCCGCCTCCGGCCGCGGCGGCGGTGCGCAGGGTGGTCGGCCTGTCCCTGGTGGAGGCGATCGCCAGACTGTTGCCCGAGGGCGACGCCGCCGCCTGGGGAGCGCTGGCCCGCGCGTACAGCGACGCCTTCGCGGAGAGCCGGCGCATCGGCGCGGTGGCGGAGCCGCTCTACCCGGGGGCGCTGGCCTGCCTGGAGGCGCTGGAAGACGGAGGGTGGGTTCTAGGCTTGGCGACCGGCAAGTCCCGGCGGGGGGCGCTGGCGACCCTCGCCCGCCACCAGTTGGTCAGCCGCTTCGTCACCGTCCAGACCGCCGACGTGGCGCTCGGCAAGCCGAGCCCGGACATGGTCCTGCGGGCAATGGACGATGCGGGTGCTGCTCCGTCCGCGACCGTCATGGTCGGCGACACGACCTATGACATGATGATGGCATGCAGCGCCGGCGCGTTGGCGGTCGGCGTGACCTGGGGTTACCACGGCATTGAAGAACTGACGGCATCCGGCGCCCACGCCCTCGTCGACCGTTTCGATGATGTGGCGTCAACCGTACAAGCCCTGTGCGACGCCCCGCGACGTTGA
- a CDS encoding ATPase, whose amino-acid sequence MPKRFYKSAEVAPAKGGYTVVLDGRGVKTPSGAPLVTPALAVATVVAEEYLAQDDVILPSTMPVTRLLATAIDRVEPMRAGIVAQLAACAESDVLCYRAEEPDDLVERQEAGWQPLLDWAAREFGAGFTVTHGIMPVEQPRQAIDAVRCAIAALSTAELTALSAAVQACRSVVVGLALVSGRIGPDEAFALTEMDESFQIERWGETEEAGARRRRVRDDLRAAAAYLMLARQSGPEEARLSDVWT is encoded by the coding sequence TTGCCAAAACGCTTCTACAAGAGCGCCGAGGTCGCCCCGGCCAAGGGCGGCTATACGGTTGTGCTTGACGGCCGCGGCGTCAAGACTCCGTCCGGCGCGCCTCTGGTGACCCCGGCGCTGGCGGTGGCGACGGTGGTGGCGGAGGAGTATCTGGCACAGGACGATGTGATCTTGCCGTCAACGATGCCGGTGACTCGGCTGTTGGCGACGGCGATAGACAGGGTCGAGCCGATGCGCGCCGGCATCGTCGCGCAGTTGGCGGCCTGTGCAGAGAGCGACGTACTCTGCTACCGGGCCGAGGAACCGGACGACCTGGTGGAGCGGCAGGAGGCAGGGTGGCAGCCGCTGCTGGACTGGGCGGCGCGCGAGTTCGGCGCGGGCTTCACCGTCACCCACGGCATCATGCCCGTAGAACAGCCGCGTCAGGCGATCGATGCTGTGCGTTGCGCGATCGCGGCGCTGAGCACCGCCGAGTTGACGGCGCTGTCGGCGGCGGTGCAGGCCTGCCGCTCCGTAGTGGTGGGTTTGGCGCTGGTCAGCGGGCGCATCGGCCCGGACGAGGCGTTCGCCTTGACCGAAATGGATGAAAGCTTCCAGATCGAGCGTTGGGGCGAGACCGAGGAAGCGGGCGCGCGGCGCCGGCGCGTGCGCGACGACCTTCGCGCCGCCGCCGCTTATCTCATGCTGGCGCGCCAGTCGGGTCCGGAAGAAGCGCGGTTGTCGGACGTGTGGACATGA
- a CDS encoding acylphosphatase, which translates to MKTVAVRIQGRVQGVWYRGWTVEEAKRRGLDGWVRNRSDGSVEALFSGPKNAVNGMLDACWQGPPAAKVSTVHPRPADPPEQTGFRPLPTM; encoded by the coding sequence ATCAAGACCGTGGCGGTCCGCATTCAAGGCCGGGTGCAGGGCGTGTGGTATCGCGGCTGGACCGTAGAAGAGGCCAAGCGGCGGGGGCTCGACGGATGGGTGCGGAACCGCAGCGACGGCAGCGTCGAGGCGTTGTTCTCCGGACCAAAGAACGCCGTCAACGGCATGCTCGACGCTTGTTGGCAGGGCCCGCCTGCAGCCAAGGTGTCGACCGTTCACCCTCGTCCCGCCGACCCGCCGGAACAGACCGGCTTCCGTCCCTTGCCGACGATGTAG
- a CDS encoding gamma-glutamylcyclotransferase, with protein MPRDESMALDGGADGPFWVFGYGSLMWEPGFEYEEARAARLWGYHRSLCLLSVRNRGTPERPGLVLALDRGGSCQGLAFRIPAEDAAATRAYLWQREMYTGAYRARMLPVRLADGRRVAALAFVARPDHAQYFCAASSEHAAEMVLQGQGRMGTSFDYLKNVVRHLDQLGITDGPLHQVLGLAEARRT; from the coding sequence ATGCCGCGCGACGAGTCGATGGCGCTCGATGGGGGCGCCGACGGGCCGTTCTGGGTGTTCGGCTATGGTTCTCTGATGTGGGAGCCGGGATTCGAATACGAAGAGGCGCGCGCGGCGCGGCTTTGGGGGTATCACCGGTCGTTGTGCCTGTTGTCGGTGCGCAACCGCGGCACGCCCGAGCGCCCGGGCCTGGTGCTGGCGCTCGACCGCGGCGGCAGTTGCCAGGGTCTGGCGTTCCGGATTCCGGCAGAGGACGCCGCCGCCACGCGCGCCTATCTCTGGCAGCGGGAGATGTATACCGGGGCCTATCGCGCTCGCATGTTGCCGGTGCGCCTCGCCGACGGTCGCCGCGTTGCGGCGCTTGCCTTCGTCGCGCGCCCCGACCACGCGCAGTACTTCTGTGCCGCCTCCTCCGAACATGCCGCAGAGATGGTGCTCCAGGGTCAAGGGCGGATGGGCACGTCGTTCGACTACCTGAAGAACGTCGTCCGCCACCTGGACCAGCTCGGCATTACCGACGGACCACTGCACCAGGTCTTGGGCTTGGCAGAAGCGCGCCGGACCTGA
- a CDS encoding heme-binding protein — protein MNNDTARRHTALTLETACTIIDAVLEAGRANGMLPLTVVVLDSGGHAMALKREDGSGILRLDIAIGKAYGALGLGVSSRVLRDVALDRPMFTTAVSVAAGGRFVPVPGGVLVCDPEGPVIGAVGVSGDTSDNDELCAIVGINAAGLVSDPKTAVGK, from the coding sequence ATGAACAACGATACGGCAAGGAGGCACACGGCGCTGACGCTGGAGACCGCCTGCACCATCATCGACGCCGTTCTGGAAGCTGGCCGCGCAAACGGAATGCTGCCGCTGACGGTGGTCGTCCTTGACTCGGGTGGTCATGCGATGGCGCTGAAACGGGAAGACGGCTCCGGCATCCTCCGGCTTGACATCGCCATCGGCAAGGCCTACGGCGCCCTTGGCCTCGGAGTCTCGAGCCGCGTGCTGCGCGACGTCGCGCTCGACCGGCCGATGTTCACCACCGCCGTATCGGTCGCCGCCGGTGGTCGCTTCGTGCCGGTGCCGGGGGGCGTGCTGGTGTGCGATCCGGAGGGGCCGGTGATCGGCGCCGTCGGCGTCAGCGGCGATACTTCGGACAACGACGAGCTCTGCGCCATTGTCGGCATCAACGCCGCCGGCCTGGTGTCCGACCCGAAGACGGCCGTCGGCAAATAA
- a CDS encoding pantoate--beta-alanine ligase, whose protein sequence is MDVVRTVADLRAHVGGWRTGGKSVALVPTMGALHAGHVSLVRRAGALAERTCVTLFVNPTQFAPHEDLDVYPRDEAADSAMLEAEGADLLFAPDVAEMYPEGDATRVSVPGLSDDLEGAFRPGFFTGVATVVTKLLIQALPDAAVFGEKDYQQLQVIRRLVRDLHIPVRIEAAETVREADGLALSSRNAYLSPDERGIAPALHHAVSTVASAVADGADADEQERRAVAALRNAGFARVDYVAVRDAATLAAWTDRTRPGRVLAAAHLGRTRLIDNVPVR, encoded by the coding sequence ATCGACGTCGTTCGGACAGTAGCCGATCTGCGCGCGCACGTCGGCGGCTGGCGCACGGGCGGCAAGTCCGTCGCCCTTGTTCCGACGATGGGCGCGCTGCATGCCGGCCATGTGTCCTTGGTTCGCCGCGCCGGCGCACTGGCGGAGCGAACATGCGTGACGCTCTTCGTCAACCCGACCCAGTTCGCACCCCACGAGGACCTCGACGTCTACCCCCGCGACGAAGCGGCGGACAGCGCCATGCTCGAGGCCGAGGGCGCCGACCTCCTGTTCGCGCCGGACGTGGCGGAGATGTATCCCGAGGGCGACGCCACCAGGGTTTCGGTCCCCGGCCTCAGCGACGACCTCGAGGGCGCCTTCCGTCCCGGCTTCTTCACCGGCGTCGCCACCGTCGTCACCAAGCTCCTGATCCAGGCGCTGCCGGACGCGGCGGTGTTCGGCGAAAAGGACTACCAGCAACTGCAGGTCATCCGGCGGCTGGTCCGCGACCTGCACATCCCGGTCCGCATCGAGGCGGCGGAGACGGTGCGCGAGGCCGATGGCTTGGCGCTGTCGTCCCGCAATGCCTACCTGAGCCCGGATGAGCGGGGGATCGCCCCGGCCCTGCACCACGCCGTTTCCACCGTCGCCAGCGCCGTGGCCGATGGCGCCGATGCCGACGAGCAGGAACGCCGCGCCGTCGCAGCGTTACGCAACGCCGGCTTCGCCCGCGTCGATTACGTGGCAGTCCGCGACGCCGCCACCCTCGCCGCCTGGACCGACCGCACCCGCCCCGGCCGCGTTCTCGCCGCTGCCCACCTCGGCCGCACCCGCCTCATCGACAACGTCCCGGTAAGGTAA
- the panB gene encoding 3-methyl-2-oxobutanoate hydroxymethyltransferase produces the protein MRAKQARLSCCACEKRFCLQAVRSRVPAVASGRRTPVSVHKQWKKVTVPQIRERKGGEPIVCLTAYTSLTAVLLDEHVDLLLVGDSLGMVLYGMDSTLGVSLDMMIGHGQAVMRGARKACVIVDMPFGSYQESPESAFHNAAQVMKEVGCAGVKLEGGVEMAETIRFLVQRGIPVLGHIGLLPQSVNTAGGFRSLGRKDKEAAGIIEDAKAVEDAGAFATVIEGTVEPLAREITAMLTIPTIGIGASPACDGQILVLEDLVGLFSGFQPKFVKRYAELGEGIEKAVEEYAADVRARRFPTLEHCFGVKPPEPASPKVKAEAEPATESAEVNVVPMGLRSTSFGQ, from the coding sequence ATGCGCGCGAAGCAGGCCCGCCTGTCATGTTGCGCATGCGAAAAGCGCTTTTGCCTGCAAGCGGTTCGCAGTAGAGTACCGGCCGTCGCTTCAGGGAGGAGGACACCCGTGAGCGTTCACAAGCAATGGAAGAAGGTTACGGTACCGCAGATCCGCGAACGCAAGGGCGGAGAGCCGATCGTCTGTCTCACCGCTTACACGTCGCTGACCGCGGTGCTGCTGGATGAGCATGTCGACCTGTTGCTGGTCGGCGATTCTCTCGGCATGGTGCTTTATGGCATGGACTCCACCCTCGGGGTCAGCCTCGACATGATGATCGGCCACGGGCAGGCGGTCATGCGCGGGGCGCGCAAGGCCTGCGTCATCGTCGACATGCCGTTCGGCAGCTACCAGGAGTCTCCCGAGAGCGCCTTCCACAACGCGGCGCAGGTGATGAAGGAAGTGGGCTGCGCCGGCGTCAAGCTCGAAGGCGGCGTGGAGATGGCGGAGACCATTCGCTTCCTCGTCCAGCGCGGGATTCCGGTGCTCGGCCACATCGGCCTCCTGCCCCAGTCGGTCAACACCGCCGGCGGTTTTCGCTCGCTCGGCCGCAAGGACAAGGAGGCCGCCGGGATCATCGAAGACGCCAAGGCGGTCGAGGACGCCGGCGCCTTCGCCACCGTCATCGAGGGCACCGTCGAGCCGCTGGCGCGGGAGATCACCGCGATGCTGACGATCCCCACCATCGGCATCGGCGCATCTCCGGCGTGCGACGGCCAGATCCTGGTGCTCGAAGACCTGGTCGGGCTGTTCTCTGGCTTCCAGCCGAAATTCGTTAAACGTTACGCCGAGTTGGGGGAAGGCATCGAGAAGGCGGTCGAGGAATATGCCGCCGATGTCCGCGCCCGCCGCTTTCCCACGTTGGAGCACTGCTTCGGCGTCAAGCCTCCGGAGCCTGCGTCGCCGAAAGTGAAAGCGGAAGCCGAGCCGGCAACGGAGTCGGCGGAGGTCAACGTCGTTCCCATGGGGCTGAGATCGACGTCGTTCGGACAGTAG